The window CTCCCCCGAAGCGAGGTGGGCATTATACCTAAGTGAACTTCGGTTTCAAGCACGAGTTTATCGCAGTAGGCACGAATGGATGTTTGACAGGTGTCAGAAAAATACCGCGCAACATTCTGTAATTATCTGAATGTAAATGGGTTAATTTTTTGACAGCGTTGTCTTTTGTTGCTAATTTAGCCAGGTCATTTCTACTTGATTACATATTGTTAACTCGTAGTGATTCGATGACACCTACCGTATTTGGCAAACTAATTGAAAAGTTAGGACGCAAAGCTTCCGGTCTAAGGTTGTAAATGGATTTTTTAGTGAACTAAGATAGCGGAGTTGCCGCAGAATTCGATTTCTGTGAAAGATAAACGACTGCTGTTTAATGCTGTTGTTTGCCCAAATACCACTTTTATACCTAAGCCCAAGCCAATAATGGCGAAGATGGGTGCAAATGGAGTGCATTAAAGTGGCAAATCCTACTGTTTTTTCCCCTGTTTCTAAATTGAGTTTATTGGCCGCCGCAGTGATGGCGGCAAATACATTTGTGAGTATTTCTGCACAGGCACACGGTTATGTTGTGGCGCCAGAGTCACGTTCCTATGCCTGCAAAACCGGCAACAATGCCAACTGTGGCGCGGTGCAATGGGAACCGCAAAGCGTTGAAGGACCATCGGGTTTTCCTGAGTCAGGTCCTGCGGATGGCAAACTGGCGAGTGCGGGTAATGGTGCTTTCTCGCCTTTAGATGAACAGAGTCCCAGCCGTTGGTCAAAGACAGATATTAAAGCGGGCTGGAATAAGTTCAGTTGGCAGTTCACTGCCAATCATGTCACCCGCAATTGGCGTTATTATTTAACTCGCCAAGATTGGAATCAAAACCAAGCTTTAAGCCGTGCGAGCTTTGACTTAGCGCCATTCTGCGTAGTCGATGGTGGCATGGTGCAGCCGCCTAAGTTAGTGACCCATGACTGCTATGTGCCAGAAGGTCGCAGCGGTTATCAAGTGATTCTAGCCGTGTGGGAAGTGGGCGATACCACCAACAGTTTCTACAATGCTATCGATGTGAACTTAGATTCAGGTCCCGTTATACCGGGTGAATGGCTCGATGTGGGCGACATCAATCCGTCACTCGATCTCAAGGCGGGCGATAAAGTGATGACCCGAGTGTTCGATGCCAATGGTGAGCAACCGGCTAAGCAAACAGTGATTACCATTAGCGATGCGACTCAAGGTGATAAACAAAATTGGCCTTTCCTATTAGCGAGCGCGATTAATGCCCAGCAGTCTCAGTTAAAAGCGGGACAAAAAAATGCATCAGGTGTTATTGAGCCTGTGTATGGCAAAAACGACATTTTTACTGCGACGACTTCAGGTATTGAGCGTGTCGAAGTGGGATTTGATCTGGCGCCCGCACCGGGCAACAGCTTAGAAGTCACTTCACTTGCCGACGATTATCAAATTATCGACGGCGCAGCGCAGGTTCGTTTTGACGTCACTAGCAATGCTGAAATGTTAGTGTCAGCGTATTTGTTTAACCACGATGGCACAGCTGCCGGTTTTGTCAGCCAAACCGTTAACAATACCAGCGCGAGCTTAGTGTTAGACGTGGTTGCGCCTAAAGCAGGGCATTATCACTTGCAGGTTAAAGCTGAGCCTAAACAAGGTGATGTTATTCAGCAGAACTTTGATCTCTTCTTAAAGGATCAAGCACCAACGCCGGAAGCGGATTTTGTTTTCCCTGAAGGGGTGAAAGGTTACGTTGCAGGCACCACAGTGTTACAGCCTAAAAATGGCAAAGTGTATCAATGTAAGCCATTCCCCTATAGCGGCTATTGCATGCAGTGGTCGGCTTCTGCCACAGGATTTGAGCCAGGTGTTGGCGCTTCTTGGGCTATGGCGTGGACTGAGCTGTAAATTAACATGTTGAGTTAATCGATTCTCAACATGATGTGATTGGGCTTAAACACAGCGAATATGTTTAAGCCCATATTCAGCGCGTTCGCGACAGTCAAAATATACGTTTTACCTCGATTCACCCACAATGCGGCATCCCACGTATTTCCAACAAAGGTAGCGATTTTGTTGGCTTGTATGTTTTCGTTTACCACAGCGCTATTAAGTTGTTACCGTACAGTGCGCGACTTATCTTTGTTCACAACTGGCTTGCCCACTGGGTTTGGCTCTGTTAATGTCCCAAACTATCTATTTTACCTATGTTGTTATTAGGATTATCACAATTGAAAGTCATGCCACTTTTATGCAACCGATTTAGTTAGCCTCAATGGCTACTGGGTTGAAATATTCAAAAGCTATTGGGGCCAATTGATCTGCAGGAATGAGATCCGATTGGATGCTTTTTGAAGCTGCTTTAAGTGATGTGTTGCTTATTTCGATTTAAGACGCAAGGCTTTATCGGTTCAAATCTTACTCAAATAAAATAATAATTAATCATTGAACAGGACTATTGTGTGAATTCAAAAATGTTAGGCTCGATCGCCATCGTTGCCGGGACGGCCATTGGCGCAGGTATGTTAGCCTTACCTTTAGCCACCGCGGCTTTAGGTATTATTCCAGCGTTAGTGTTACTCGTCGTTATTTGGGGCGTTTCTGCCTATACCTCATTACTGATGCTCGAAATTAACTTACGCACTGGTGTGGGCGATAACGTGCATGCTATTACGGGTAAATTACTGGGTAAAAAAGGTCAAATAATTCAAGGAGCTTCTTTCTTAAGTTTATTATTTGCTTTGACTGCGGCTTATCTCACCGGTGGGTCATCGCTATTAGTGCTTAAAGCGAAGAACATGTTTGATATTGTGCTCGATAATCAAGTCGCCGTATTGTTGTTTACCCTAGTGCTCGGCGGATTTGCGGCGCTCGGAGTGGCTTGGGTCGATAAAGTGTCCCGCTTCCTGTTTTCGTTAATGATTTTACTGCTGGTGGTTGTGGTGTTATTTCTCCTGCCTGAAGTCAGTATTGCCAGCATGGCAACGGGCGCGATTGCCGAGTCGATGACCAGCAGTTGGATGGCGGCGATTCCAGTAGTGTTTACTTCTTTTGGTTTCCACGTTTGTATCGCCACTTTAGTGCGTTATCTGGATGGTGATGCAGTTTCACTGCGCAAGGTATTGTTAATCGGTTCGACGATTCCACTGGCTTGTTATGTGCTTTGGTTGTTGGTGACCTTAGGCACAGTAGGCGGCTATGAAGTCAGTGGTTTTGAAGGTTCATTACCGTCACTGGTGACGGCATTGCAGGATATTGCCCATACGCCTTGGATCAGCAAATGTATTTCGTTATTCGCCGATTTAGCCCTAGTGACCTCATTCCTAGGGGTGACCTTAAGCCTGTATGACTTTGTCGCCGAATTAACCCGCGCCAAAGAGACGTTTGCTGGCCGTATGCAGACCTGGCTGTTAACCTTCATTCCGCCAGTGTTATGTGCGCTCTATCTGCCAGAAGGCTTTGTGGCGGTACTGGGATTCGCAGCCGTGCCATTGGTGGTGATGATCATCTTCTTGCCAATTGTGATGGCATTGCGTCAACGCCAAACACAACCGGGCGGTTATCAAGTGTCGGGTGGTTCTGCGGGCTTAGTGATGGCAGGTTTGTTAGGCGCTGTGATTGTGGGCGCGCAGCTATTTGTTGCAATCTAACGGCTTGGTATTTAGCTCGCGGCTAGCGTCAGCATTGTAGCGAACGCCGCGGGGTAACTTTGATGGAATGTAGCTGATGGAATGTATTTGCTTTGTAAGCGAATTTTTCTGAGTCTGTTATAAAGTGTATCCGATGTGATAAAGTCAGGCCCCGGCCTGACTTTTTGCTTTTTAGGTTTTAAAGCGAGTGATGCTGGGTTTTAATACAGTGACTTAAGA of the Shewanella baltica genome contains:
- the gbpA gene encoding N-acetylglucosamine-binding protein GbpA translates to MANPTVFSPVSKLSLLAAAVMAANTFVSISAQAHGYVVAPESRSYACKTGNNANCGAVQWEPQSVEGPSGFPESGPADGKLASAGNGAFSPLDEQSPSRWSKTDIKAGWNKFSWQFTANHVTRNWRYYLTRQDWNQNQALSRASFDLAPFCVVDGGMVQPPKLVTHDCYVPEGRSGYQVILAVWEVGDTTNSFYNAIDVNLDSGPVIPGEWLDVGDINPSLDLKAGDKVMTRVFDANGEQPAKQTVITISDATQGDKQNWPFLLASAINAQQSQLKAGQKNASGVIEPVYGKNDIFTATTSGIERVEVGFDLAPAPGNSLEVTSLADDYQIIDGAAQVRFDVTSNAEMLVSAYLFNHDGTAAGFVSQTVNNTSASLVLDVVAPKAGHYHLQVKAEPKQGDVIQQNFDLFLKDQAPTPEADFVFPEGVKGYVAGTTVLQPKNGKVYQCKPFPYSGYCMQWSASATGFEPGVGASWAMAWTEL
- a CDS encoding aromatic amino acid transport family protein, whose translation is MLGSIAIVAGTAIGAGMLALPLATAALGIIPALVLLVVIWGVSAYTSLLMLEINLRTGVGDNVHAITGKLLGKKGQIIQGASFLSLLFALTAAYLTGGSSLLVLKAKNMFDIVLDNQVAVLLFTLVLGGFAALGVAWVDKVSRFLFSLMILLLVVVVLFLLPEVSIASMATGAIAESMTSSWMAAIPVVFTSFGFHVCIATLVRYLDGDAVSLRKVLLIGSTIPLACYVLWLLVTLGTVGGYEVSGFEGSLPSLVTALQDIAHTPWISKCISLFADLALVTSFLGVTLSLYDFVAELTRAKETFAGRMQTWLLTFIPPVLCALYLPEGFVAVLGFAAVPLVVMIIFLPIVMALRQRQTQPGGYQVSGGSAGLVMAGLLGAVIVGAQLFVAI